The following nucleotide sequence is from Mesorhizobium sp. J8.
GAGCCGAAGCCGACATAGACCGGCGGCGGGCCTGCATTGAGGAAAGCTTCCAGCCCGTCGGGGAGGGGCCGTTCATCCGGCAGGATGAAGGCGCCGGTCTGCACGGCGTCGATCAGGTCCGAGGGCAGCCATGGCCCCAGCGTCGGATCGCAGGCGAGCAGGACGGGGTTGCCGTAGACATAGTCCCGGACATTCTGTACCGGGGGCAGCCCGAGCGACACGCGGTGGCCGTTGATCGCCTCGCCGAAAAGGGCGTTCTTGGTCCGGATGTCGATGTCCCACAATAGCCGGTTGTCGGTCACGCCTGCCGGCAGCGGGTGGCTTGGATATTCATGCGGCCGGTTGTGCGGCGAGGGCAGCCAGATCGGGCAGAACGTGCCGAGCATGTAACATATGCCGCGCTGCTCCGCGACGAGTCGCGCGGCGGCGCAGGACGGGAATAGGCCGAACGCCACCACCGCGTCGCAGCCTTCGGCAGCCGCGCTCAGCGCCTCATATTGGCTGGCGACGATCGCGGCGGCCTGGCCGGAAATGAGCCTGGCTCGGTCCTCGGGCGAGGCCGACCGCGACCGGTTGATCATTTCCTTCGCCCATTCGCGCACCGGCGCGAAGGCCGGCGTCAGCGGCAAGCCGGCGCGGGCCAGAAGGGCGGCAAATTCCCCGTCGGCCGGCGCGCTCACTCTGGCCTCGACGCCATGCGCCTGCAAAGCCGCGCCAAGCGCCGCCAGCGGCTCCACGTCGCCGCGCGAGCCGTAAGTCGATAACAAGATCCGCATTCCATGCTCCGTCGTCGTTTTTCGGAGCGGCGTTGATACGCCACGGCCTGGGGCTTGCCGCAAGCCCGGGCTGCGCCATATCTACATCCTGGGAAAGGTCGTTATCGCTTCCTCGGGTGAGAGGTCGCGACGGTTGCCATGGTTTGAAACGGCGACGGCAAACGCCCGAGCGCCTCTTGGCTACCAGGCCTTCCGATCAGCAAGTGGGGATCGATAAAAGCCGGCGACCCGTTCGCCGGCCGGTGAGGGTTTAACCTTGGCGGCCTTCCTGGGCGACCTGGGTGGGGGACCTTGTAAGCCGCGGGACGACGACAAGGCGCTTGATCTTGCCCTTTTTGTAGGCGGCAAGGAAGCGGTGATAGTCCTTGAAGACGACGCAGCCATTCGACTCGGCCCGACCGCCGCGCAGCATATAGGTGTGCGCAAGCAGGCCGTTGCGGCCATATTTGTTCCGGCCGCTGGTCGGCGTCAGGCGTATCGCCTCGACGCCGTGAAAGCGCGATTCTCGGATCGACAGATTGTAGGTGTCGGGCGGCGTCGGGCCGACATTCTTGCGGTCGACGAAACGCGGCTGGTCAACCATCGAACCCAGGCCCGAATGGGCCTCCAGCCTCGAGCCGTCGGGCATGTAGACGGTTCTCGCCGAGATATCGTATACGGCGACGCCATTCCCCGTGGAGGGACCGTTGAAAAGATTGCGGAAGGCGCTGCCCAGGCCGCCGCTCTCCGGCGTATCGGGCTTGGCATAGGCGAGCATCTCGGATGCCTGCGCCTTGCGCCTGCCCGGCTTGGACTCGGCAACCATAGGCTTCGAGCCCGCCACACCTGGCAGAGCCTGGTCGCCGCTTCTCGGGGAGGTCGCCGTCGGCCAGCCTTGAGCGGTGTCGGCGGCCGTTGGCTGCGGCTTGGCCTTGGCGGCCTGCGGCTTGGCGGTCTCGGGTTTCTGCGGCTTGGCCGCGCTCTGTTCGGGCGCCTCGGTGGCGCGCTGGAGCGTGGTGCGCGGGCGAAGGCCGGGCACGGCGATCGTGTCGGGCAGATCGTCTTGCGGCGGCAGCGAGGCAACCTGATACGTGCCGTCCTGGCCGTTGTCCGGCTTGCCCGCCGGGGCGTCGCTGTTTTGCAGCGCGACGGCGGTCGGAACGTCAGCCGTCTCCGCCGGCGATATGTTGGCGAGTGCGAGCGCCAGCTCGGAAGCGCCGGCGATTTGGGCTGGCTGCGAACCGAACCGCTCTTCCGCGGGGGCGCCCGGCAACGCGCCGCCGAAGCGGCTCGCGGAAGGCAGGCTGGCGAGCATGAACGGCGCCTTCTCGGCACGTGCAAAGGCCTCGGCAAGCTTTTGCGGCGAAAGCGCCGCGCGCTTCACCACGCCGTCGAAACGATCGGCGGCTCCGGCGGCCGAAGCCAGCACGACCTTTTCCTGCGCGACGCTGTCGGGCGCCGGCAGCTTGAGGCGCGCCATTTTGCCGTCGCGGCCTTCATTCTTCAGCTTTTCAAGAGCTTGGCCGTTATGCCTGAAGCTTGTCGCGAGGCTGAAGCAGCCGGTGTCGCAGCCGCCGATGAGCGAGCCTGCCTTGTAGCCGCCCTTGCCGACAAGGCGCGGCGCCCAGGCATTGGCAATCTGCCGGCGCTGGTCGCCAAGCGCGATGTTGCGCGGCGAAAGCAGGCCTTGCGGCAACCCATTGGAAGCGGCGGTCAGCGAGGTGCTCACCGAATAGAGCCCGGCCAGCGTGGCGAAGGACCACAGGGCGAGGGCGGCGCCGACAGCAGGCACCACGACCCAACGATGACCAGACTTTTTCGAAGTTACCCCCCCACGAGGAGTGTCACCCCGGTTTTTCAAACGCAAAAACGCCATACGACCACTCTCAATCGGCATGCCGGTTTGCGGACCTGGCACCCGTCACGATCACAGTTCGCCGGTGCCCCCTGCACCTTCACGCGTCTGTTGCCGATTGATTCAAAAGATGGACAAAGATGGTTAACCAATCCCTCCACCAATCGCCGATTTGGCGACGGTCCATACGAAAAAAGAGCCCTCCATGGTCTTCGCCACGGTAAAAATGCTCTCCCTCACCCGCTTTGCTGCCCGTTTTTCCGGCATCTGTCAAGAAACCGTGAACACCGGAACCGCAACATCTTCAGCCGCCTAGAGGCGGATTTGGGTCAAAATGCGACCGGACGCCAGGCAGTGGAACAAGCCAACCAACAATGCAGTGGGCCAGCCGGCAGACCCGGCAGTGGGCCTTGCGCCTCAGCGATCACCCCAAAAAAAGTCATCTGCACCGGAGGGCAGAAGCGACGGAACGAGGGGAATTCATGCATTGCGGAGCTTTGTCGCCGAGGTGTGAAATTGCTTCTGGCAGGCGGCCGCGACCGCGCTGGTGCCTTCAGCGCGTTTTGTCCGGTCCATCGGCGACACCGGCGCGCACGCCGCATGCTACCACGACACGGAACTGATCCATCGCGAGTTGGTGGCGCAGGCTCAGTTGCTCCGCGCCAGGTGTGCATCGGCCAAGCGAGGGACGGTTTTCGTCTTGCCGCTCAGCCGCGCTCCCAAGGTGAGCGCCCGCGGAAAATTGCGGGCGACCGCCTCCATCAATGCTGCGCCGCCGGGCCCAAGGGCCAACCGGGCGAGGGCGTCAGCGGCATGAATGCGCGTCGAGAACAGGCTTCTCCAGGCCGCCTCATAGCGTCTGCCGGCCGCCTCGCGTCCTCTCTGCCCGTTTGCCGCCTCGCTCAATTCCATGGCCAGGAGCCAGCCGGACTGAAGCGCCATCGATATGCCTTCGGCGATGATCGGATGTGACTCGCCGGCCGCATTGCCAACACGGAAGATGTCCTTTGCGTAGCCACGCCGGATGCCTGGACGAATAGGGCCGGCGGCAAGCCATGGACCATCGAGACGCGCTTGCGCCAAGGCTTCCCGCGCGCCCCGGCATGTCGCTGCGATATGATGCTCGACGGCCTCGGCAGCGGAGACATGGCCGCCTCGTTTACCGGCGCAATCGCTGCGCAACCGGGCGAGCACATCACGCCTAATGCAGCAGGAGAGAGACATACGGCCATCGTCTGCGAGCACCATGCCGCCATAGCCGCCGGGGAATGTCAGCAGCGGCATCAGGTCGGGTGGCAGAGACGATCCGGCGAAATGCGCCTTGAAGCCGAGCAGGTCCGCCGGGCGATTGACCTTTCCAAGCTGGCTCGGTAACGGCCCCGGTTCCCACGAGCCATGTGCGGCGACGACCACCGGTGCGCGCAGCGTCGTCGCCTCGTCGCTGGAAACGCCGCCTTGAGCCTGAATCCGCACTGCCTGCCGCGCGCCGTCGCGTTCGATGGCGACGGCGCTGCAAGGCTGGAACATTTCAACCCCGGCCGACCGGGCCGCGTCGAGCAGCAGCGTGTCCAGTATGTCGCGGCCGAGCGCGCGGCCGAAGGCGTCCCTTGCTGCCGGTCCGGATCGCGCGCCCGGCATCGGCGCCTCGACACAGGTGTCGCCGGCAAAAAGGCCGACCCGGCGTATTTCAGGACCGGCCTCAGCGCGCCAGGCATCGCCGATCCCCAGTCTGTCGAGCAACTCGAGGTTGCTTGCAGAGATGTATTCGCCGCAAACCTTGCGGCGCGGAAAGGCACGCTTTTCCACGATCGCGACGGCCCATCCGCGCCGGGTGAGCGCCAGCGCCGCAGACGCGCCCGCCGGACCGCCGCCGATGACGATCGCATCGTGGGTGGGCGGCCGCCTCATGCCGCATCCCCGGCGGGCATTCGCGCTTCGCCAACGAAGACGTGCGAGAAAGGCCCAGCGTGCCGCTCCTCGATCGGACTGCCGCCGGCGGCGCTCCAAAGGTCGGAAATCTCGCCGTCGCGAAAGCCGGCGCGCACGCTTTGGACGGCATCATGCCTGGTCACGTCGTTGACGCCGATTGCCGGCAGAAGCCGGGCGGCGGTCAGCGCGAAACCTGTCCTCAGCGGCTCGGTGGCCAGGATGAGCGGCGCCTTGCGTTGCAGCAGCGAAAACAGGCGCAGCAGTTCGTCGTCGTCGAAATGATGCAGGAACAGGTTGACGGTGATCGCGTCGAAGGGCCAGCCGCCCGTGTTCCTCGCCGCCTCCTTCTCCGCCCAGTCGAAGACATCGGCGGTGACGGTTTCGAGTCTCCATCCCAGCGCGGCGAATTCCGCCGCGAGCCTCGGCGTGGCGAGACCGACGCGGTCGAGCATCGTCAGTTCAACATCGCGCCAGTCCTTCGCCACGCGCCGCGCCACCTTCAGCATGAAGGTGCCGTCGCCGGCGCCGATCTCCAGGATGCGGCAGGGCGGCTCAGGTAAAAACTTCCGCATAAGCGCGGCCATGATGGGCGCCTGGAACATCAGCGCGTTGATGCGGGCGAGATCACGGCGCGAGCGGCGCGCCCGCGCATCGTCGGCCGAGAGCCCGTCCAGGATTTCCGGAACGAGGCTGCGCTGGGCGAGCGCACTCATGAGACGGTCCTGAACAGCATGGTCTCGGCCGTCAGCCCCGGTCCGAACGACATGCCGCAGCCAAGCAGGCCGCCCGGCTTCTTCAGCATCTCTTCCATCACGAACATGACGGTCGGCGACGACATGTTGCCGTATCGGCGCAGCACCTCGCGCGACGGCTTGAGCGCGGCGGGCTCGAGATCGAGCGCCCTTTCGACAGCGTCGAGGATGGTACGGCCGCCGGGATGAATGGCCCAGAGGTCGATCGCCTCCGGCGACCGGCCGCCGAGGATGTCGTCCTGCCGGTTCCGCAACGCCTGCTGGACTGCCGCCGGCACCTGGCCGGAAAGCACCATGTCGAAGCCGTGGTCGCGGATATCCCAGGTCATCAGGTCGCGCTGCTCGTCCGCTACGGCGCAGCAGAAGGAGTCGAGCTCGATGCCGGGCGGCTCGGCGGTGACGAGCGTCGCCGCGCAGCCGTCGCCCCACAAGCAGAAGGACAAGAGCTTCTCCAACTCGGTGGTTTCCCTCAGGTGCAGCGTGCAGAGCTCGATATTGACCAGAAGGACCCTGGCCTGGGGGGCGGAACGGACGATGTGGCGGGCAAGCTTGAGGCCGTTGACCGCTGCGTAGCAGCCCATGAAGCCGATCATCGTGCGCTCGACGCCGTCCGGCAGGCCGCAGCGCCGAACCAGGTCGAGGTCGATGCCAGGCGCGGAAAAACCGGTGCAGGAGGTGACGATGAGATGGGTGACACGCGATGCCTCGTCGCCGAGATGGAGACCATCGACACCGTTTTGCGCCAGGACGGGCGCAGCTTTGCCGAACATCGCCATTCTCGCGGCCGTTCCGGGAAACGCGCCCCGCTTGAAGGCTCGGGCAAGGTCGGCCGACGGTCCTTCGGGGTCGAGAGCAGGCGCAAAGCATGAAAAGCGATGCTCGATACCGGCGAGACCGGCCATGCGTTCGAATATCCTCCTGCGATCGGCGGTCAGCATCGAGGCCGCGTAGGCTAGATAGAACTGGTGGACCTCGTGCTCCGGAACCGCTGTCGCGATCCGGTTGATGTAAGCGTTGGCGGACATGTACTGCTCCCTGGGCTTCGGGCGCGCTCGCGCTGTTGCCGGAGGGGTTCCTTGCTCATAAGCGCCCGGGCGCCAGGCTCTGAGCGTTGCCTGTTCGATAAACGTTTCGGAAGACCTGCTTCTTCCACAGAGGCGATCCCGAACTCAAAGGTTTGCAAGGGATGGCAGGCAAATCGAAGTGTTACAGCCTTTTCCAAACCCATGGACTGCGGGCCGATCATTTGCTGCCCTGTACCGCTCCGGGCACGATCAAGGCACCCTGGTCGCGCTCCGAATATCTGAAGCCGATAAAGAACAAGGCGACAATGACGAGGCAGATCGCCAGCACCGTGGCGAGGATCCTTCCAGGGTTTTCGGCAGGCGGTTTCTCTTCCATGGCGGTTCGCCTCGCATATTAACCCCGCGAGAGCGGCGAGGGTTCCGGACTCCGAGCGGGTCGTCGGACACGCGTGTTGGCGATTCAGCGAGACGCCATCGCAGTCTGATGTGGCGGCGCACTGTTTCCACTCATGCCAGATCAGCCGCATGACGATGGCGTCGAAGACGGTCAGGACGAGCAGGCCGGGAATGCGCGTAGGAGTAGCGATAGATCTGGTAGGCCATGAAGGCGCCGAGCGCGACCAGCGAGCTTTCGACACGAAGGTCCTGTAGGACACCGCCTCCGGCTCGATGGGCGCGCATCACAAAAGTGACGCGCTCGACCCGCTATATGCTAGGCTAGATACCGCCAAAACAGGGTTCATCGTTATGGATGCCAGGGAATTGCAGGCCATAGGTGATACGCTGATGCGCGTCGTCACCCCCGATATGAAACCGAAAGACCTGCTCAAGGCGGTGCGAAAGCTGCATCCGGATGCCAAGAAGAAGGATATCGCCCGGGCGGCCTTCCACGCCATCATCGCCAACGCCGACCAGGATCTCGGCAAGTCGCGCAACCTCCAGGCCTTCGCGCTTGCCGAGCGTACCCAGCAATCCGAATAAATTGTCGCGAATTGTAGTGTCGGGCTTGCCAGAACGTTAATAAGCGATTTCTAATTTAATGGCTCAGCCGGCAGCTAGCCCCAACCGGTAATGAGCCCATGACCAAAAACCTCGGCAATGCCAAACCCAGCGCTCCCGCCAAGGAGATAAACCCCTCGCTGTTCAGCAAGGCCGCGCCGGCGCTGTTTCCGCTGGTTGTCGCGGCGCTCGGCTATCTCGTCGGCCGGCATTTCTTCGGCTTTTGACGCGGCCGGCGTTCGGCGTGTTCCTTGCCGGTAGGTCGAAGCACACTGGTCGTGTGGGCCATGCCCTTGCAGCTTTGGTCCTAGGGCCTAGGTCGTTCTTGTCCTTGGCTGGGCCCGAGCGCATGCTTATCACAGCCGGCGGCCTCGCAAACTCCGGTCAGGCCCGGCCGCCGAACCCAGTATCACCCCCCAAGGCTGCCGGGCCGCCAACTTTCCGAATTCGTCCGCACTCATCAGGCCCAACTGCCGGATCGCGCCATCCGCAGTTCATCCGGACGCTTTCGAAATCAGACCGAACGTCACAGCGAAGTGGAATTCCGCTGCTCAAAGATGCCACGGAATGTCTGCTCCGCTATGCTCGCTTTATTCGCGGGCCTTTCAATTGTGCTGAATAAAGGCGAGCTGCTTTGTACTAAACGCCGATAAGCCGTACTTTTCGGCAACACCAGGCGCGCTAGATCATATTGGGAAGGAATTAGGCAATTTCTTCGAGCGAAGATCAGGAGCTGTATATGGTAACCAGCGAACCAGACAGTGTCCGCGTAAAAGCCGTCAATGGCCAATGGATCGTGCGCGTCGTCGATGGCGGTAGGCTGACGCAGCAAGTGTTCGATATTCACGCGCAGGCCGAGATTTTTGCCGAGGAGGAACGGCTGCGATTGGGATTGCCTGGGGAGCCGCCAGCCGAGGAGCCGACCGAGCCATTGCCAAGCGGGCGGACTGGCTGACACCTGCCCACGCGGGATTGCTAGCTGCGGCGCCCGTTACCCCAGATGCTCCGCCCTGAGCCGCTCTCTCATCCGCTCAAGCGCCGGCTCGCCGCCGGCCGCGAGTTCATCCGCGATCCGCGCGAGCTTGTCGTCGGCTCTGCGATGTTTGCTGCCCCAGGCGCCCAGCGTCGCCAGCACCGGTAGAAGGTCGATGCCGGCTTCGGTCAGCCGGTAGATCGCCTTCAGTGCGTGCGTCGGGTCGCTGCTGCGCGTGAGGATGCCTTCGTCCTGCAGTGTCTGCAGCCGTTCGGCGAGCGTGCGCGACGAGATGCCTTCATCGGATTGCAGGAACTCGCGAAAATGCCGTTTCCCGGCGAAAGCAAGGTCGCGGATGATGAGCAGCGTCCAGCGGTCGCCGAGCAATTCGAGCGAGAGGTTGATCGGGCAGCCGGACCTTCCCTTGGTCGACATTGGTACGGTTCCATTTTTAAATCACTTTACCATTGACACCGTTCTTGTCTTGCGTCAAATGATTTCAAAAGTAAATCACTAGCGAGGGGACCGGTATGAATCGGCATGCCATCCGCACGATCGTGGTCGTCGGCGCAACCAGCGAAGTCGGCGTCGAGGTCTCGGTCAGGCTAACCGGGGCAGGGCACACGGTGCGCGGTGTCGCCCGCAGCCTGGGCTTTGCCCTCGACGATCAGGCGGCGCTCGATGCCGCCTTCTCGGGCGCCGACAGCGCTTACGTGATGATCCCCTTCGATGTCACCGCGCCCGATCTGCATCGCTTTGAGGACGATGTCGGCGCACGGCTGGCCACCTCCATCGCCAAGGCAGGCCTGCGCCGGGTCGTGCTCCTCAGCGGCCTCAACGCGCATCTCAAGATGGGCACCTCGCTTGGCGCTGCGCTGATGGAAGAGCGGCTCGCAGCGCTGGACCTGGAGGAACTCGTCTATCTGCGCGCCTCCTTCTTCATGGAGAATTTCGTCAAGGGCATGGGCTTCGTCGAGCAGGCGGCGTCCGGCGTCTTCGCCTCGCCCTTCCGTGGCGACCTGCCGATGCCGCTGATCGCCGCCAAGGACGTTGGCGAGCGCGCCGCCGAGCTATTGATCGCCGAGCATTTCCCGGTCCGGCGCGTTGTCGAATTGCACGGCGGCGGCCGCTACACGCTCGAACGGGCCACCACGATCCTGGGCCGGGCGATCGGCAAGGTTGTCACCTATCATCAAGCGCCGTTCGCCGATGCGCGGGCCGGCATGGTCGCCAATGGCATATCGGCGAGTTTTGCCGATGCGCTGGGCGAAACAGCGGCAAGCTTCAATCGAGGCGAGCGCTGGGCGCTGGAAGCCCCCTCTGCCGAAAATGCCACGCCGACAAGCTTCGAAGCCTGGGCGCAGGCTTTCGCCCGTTCGCGCGCCGCGGCCTGAGCCTTCACAGGCAGCCAATTCCTAACGAGGGAGACCGGACATGAAAAAGCTCATCCTGCAGATGCAGATGTCGGTCGACGGTTTTGTCGGCTCCGACGAGGGCCATCGCTGGCAGCTCTGGGAGTGGGGCGACGACAGCGCCTGGGACGAGGGGCTTAAGCAGGACTTCAACGCCGTCTTCACGACCGTCGACACTATCCTCTTGAGCCGCAAGATGGCTGAGGAGGGCTATCTGACCCATTGGGGCAATGCGGCGAAGAAATATCCGCAGGATCCCTTCTATGCCTTCGCACGACGCATCGTCGAGGTCGAGAAGGTGGTGGCGAGCGACAAGCTCGAGGCTTCGCGCTGGGAGCGCACGCGGGTCGTGAGCGGCGACCTGCCGCGCGAGGTGCAAAGGCTGAAACAGGGCGAGGGCGGCGACATCGCCGTGTTCGGCGGGGCCGGCTTTGCCTCTGCGCTGATCGCCGCCGGCCTCGTCGACGAGTTCCAGCTCTTCATCAATCCGGCGGTGCTGGGCAGCGGCCGCCGCGTCTTCGGCAAGGGCGGCTTTGGCAGGTTGAAGCTCCTCGGCTCGAAGCCCTATGCTTGCGGCATGGTGGTGAGCCGCTACGCGCCGGAGCGATGAGAGGCGGCAATCGAGACCGTGCTACGCTGATTCAATCCGGCAGCGCGCCCTGCTAACTGCCTGTTTGGCCCGGGCTTTCTCGGATCGGCTGGGAGCCTCTTCCGGTGACCAGCCGCAGGTGGCCGGCTGGCCGACCGCGGCCAGGCTGCATGATCGTTGCCCGCGGCGACGAACCAGCGGGCCTCACGCGATGTCAGGCCGATAAGCACCCGGCCGGCATATTCCGCCGGCGCCCCATTGCCCGCATCGAACATCGCCCAGCTGCTCCCGGGAGGCTCCTGCACCGCGACGAACCTCATCGGAGACTCCATCCGTGAAGAGACGGGCAAGATAGCAGGCGCGGCTTGGCGTCCCTATGACGTGGCTCACATTGGCACACATTTGCGGTGGATAGCAGAGTTCCGGGCGGGAGCAGACTTTTATGCCGCCTTGGCGGTCGTTCACTGCCCCGCCTGATCGGCGTCGGTCAGCGTGCCGAGGAAGGCGACGATGTCGTCGATCTCGGCGTCGGTCAGCGCCGGCTTGTCGCCGGGTTTTCTGCCGTTGA
It contains:
- a CDS encoding glycosyltransferase, which translates into the protein MRILLSTYGSRGDVEPLAALGAALQAHGVEARVSAPADGEFAALLARAGLPLTPAFAPVREWAKEMINRSRSASPEDRARLISGQAAAIVASQYEALSAAAEGCDAVVAFGLFPSCAAARLVAEQRGICYMLGTFCPIWLPSPHNRPHEYPSHPLPAGVTDNRLLWDIDIRTKNALFGEAINGHRVSLGLPPVQNVRDYVYGNPVLLACDPTLGPWLPSDLIDAVQTGAFILPDERPLPDGLEAFLNAGPPPVYVGFGSISVASEAGRAAVNAIRAKGLRTVLAQGWAELAPVDDGDDCFAVGEVNQQALFGRVAAVIHHGGAGTTAAAARTGTPQVIVPQIGDQPYWARRVAELGIGAALDGPVPTAESLSAALEVALAPKVGLRAREVAGDIRADGAEAAARWLMERMGEEN
- a CDS encoding tlde1 domain-containing protein encodes the protein MPAVGAALALWSFATLAGLYSVSTSLTAASNGLPQGLLSPRNIALGDQRRQIANAWAPRLVGKGGYKAGSLIGGCDTGCFSLATSFRHNGQALEKLKNEGRDGKMARLKLPAPDSVAQEKVVLASAAGAADRFDGVVKRAALSPQKLAEAFARAEKAPFMLASLPSASRFGGALPGAPAEERFGSQPAQIAGASELALALANISPAETADVPTAVALQNSDAPAGKPDNGQDGTYQVASLPPQDDLPDTIAVPGLRPRTTLQRATEAPEQSAAKPQKPETAKPQAAKAKPQPTAADTAQGWPTATSPRSGDQALPGVAGSKPMVAESKPGRRKAQASEMLAYAKPDTPESGGLGSAFRNLFNGPSTGNGVAVYDISARTVYMPDGSRLEAHSGLGSMVDQPRFVDRKNVGPTPPDTYNLSIRESRFHGVEAIRLTPTSGRNKYGRNGLLAHTYMLRGGRAESNGCVVFKDYHRFLAAYKKGKIKRLVVVPRLTRSPTQVAQEGRQG
- a CDS encoding NAD(P)/FAD-dependent oxidoreductase translates to MERRRRQSDRGAARWAFLARLRWRSANARRGCGMRRPPTHDAIVIGGGPAGASAALALTRRGWAVAIVEKRAFPRRKVCGEYISASNLELLDRLGIGDAWRAEAGPEIRRVGLFAGDTCVEAPMPGARSGPAARDAFGRALGRDILDTLLLDAARSAGVEMFQPCSAVAIERDGARQAVRIQAQGGVSSDEATTLRAPVVVAAHGSWEPGPLPSQLGKVNRPADLLGFKAHFAGSSLPPDLMPLLTFPGGYGGMVLADDGRMSLSCCIRRDVLARLRSDCAGKRGGHVSAAEAVEHHIAATCRGAREALAQARLDGPWLAAGPIRPGIRRGYAKDIFRVGNAAGESHPIIAEGISMALQSGWLLAMELSEAANGQRGREAAGRRYEAAWRSLFSTRIHAADALARLALGPGGAALMEAVARNFPRALTLGARLSGKTKTVPRLADAHLARSN
- a CDS encoding methyltransferase domain-containing protein, whose protein sequence is MSALAQRSLVPEILDGLSADDARARRSRRDLARINALMFQAPIMAALMRKFLPEPPCRILEIGAGDGTFMLKVARRVAKDWRDVELTMLDRVGLATPRLAAEFAALGWRLETVTADVFDWAEKEAARNTGGWPFDAITVNLFLHHFDDDELLRLFSLLQRKAPLILATEPLRTGFALTAARLLPAIGVNDVTRHDAVQSVRAGFRDGEISDLWSAAGGSPIEERHAGPFSHVFVGEARMPAGDAA
- a CDS encoding type III polyketide synthase, with amino-acid sequence MSANAYINRIATAVPEHEVHQFYLAYAASMLTADRRRIFERMAGLAGIEHRFSCFAPALDPEGPSADLARAFKRGAFPGTAARMAMFGKAAPVLAQNGVDGLHLGDEASRVTHLIVTSCTGFSAPGIDLDLVRRCGLPDGVERTMIGFMGCYAAVNGLKLARHIVRSAPQARVLLVNIELCTLHLRETTELEKLLSFCLWGDGCAATLVTAEPPGIELDSFCCAVADEQRDLMTWDIRDHGFDMVLSGQVPAAVQQALRNRQDDILGGRSPEAIDLWAIHPGGRTILDAVERALDLEPAALKPSREVLRRYGNMSSPTVMFVMEEMLKKPGGLLGCGMSFGPGLTAETMLFRTVS
- a CDS encoding winged helix-turn-helix transcriptional regulator, with product MSTKGRSGCPINLSLELLGDRWTLLIIRDLAFAGKRHFREFLQSDEGISSRTLAERLQTLQDEGILTRSSDPTHALKAIYRLTEAGIDLLPVLATLGAWGSKHRRADDKLARIADELAAGGEPALERMRERLRAEHLG
- a CDS encoding NmrA family NAD(P)-binding protein, with product MNRHAIRTIVVVGATSEVGVEVSVRLTGAGHTVRGVARSLGFALDDQAALDAAFSGADSAYVMIPFDVTAPDLHRFEDDVGARLATSIAKAGLRRVVLLSGLNAHLKMGTSLGAALMEERLAALDLEELVYLRASFFMENFVKGMGFVEQAASGVFASPFRGDLPMPLIAAKDVGERAAELLIAEHFPVRRVVELHGGGRYTLERATTILGRAIGKVVTYHQAPFADARAGMVANGISASFADALGETAASFNRGERWALEAPSAENATPTSFEAWAQAFARSRAAA
- a CDS encoding dihydrofolate reductase family protein is translated as MKKLILQMQMSVDGFVGSDEGHRWQLWEWGDDSAWDEGLKQDFNAVFTTVDTILLSRKMAEEGYLTHWGNAAKKYPQDPFYAFARRIVEVEKVVASDKLEASRWERTRVVSGDLPREVQRLKQGEGGDIAVFGGAGFASALIAAGLVDEFQLFINPAVLGSGRRVFGKGGFGRLKLLGSKPYACGMVVSRYAPER